The sequence below is a genomic window from Sander lucioperca isolate FBNREF2018 chromosome 6, SLUC_FBN_1.2, whole genome shotgun sequence.
TTTTCAAAATCTCATCGCTGGCACTGTGAGCTAGTGCGAAGTTTTCCAAACAGATTGCATGCTATTCTCCTCTCTGCAGCTGGAGTATGGGACGGAATAAAACTGTTAATCTTGCCGTGAATGTCGTGTAGTGTCATCAGCGTTTCAGGTCGCGTTATGAAGCGCATTGAAGAATGATGAATAATTATATTTTCATCAGGGTCGTTGGGAAAGGGAGCTATGGGGAGGTGAACTTGGTGAAACACAAAACAGACCGAAAACAGGTGAGAAATGGAATTCAGTACAGCCCACAACAGTTCAAAAAATCAACGTAACGTAGTTTTAAcaagtgtagctagctagctagtcgcTTGAAATGTTATAATCACCAGGCTTGCCGCTATAAAGACCCAGCCAGctttaactaacgttagcttaaagTTAGCTTAAGTAACGTTAGGCTATCACATCACAGATTTGTTTACGCTCTTTTAACTTGTTATATTTAAGATATGTGGAGCAGCACATAATGTAAACACATGCAGTGCGCTGGAAGACTTTACAAAACAACGTCTATGTTAGTAAAGATAAATGTATGTTATTATTCACAGGGCAATAACATTCAGTTTGACAGCTGATAAAAATTGTTCCTGTCTGTAGTGGTCCCTAAAGAGTTTGAGACAACAGGGACAAtttatttgaacccatttttaaCCTTAAGAAACCGCAGTTTCTTTAGCTGGATAATGAATACTTCTGACCATGATGGTGACTGTTATCCCCCTCCTTTTAAAGCCAGTTTTGTAGTTTGAACGCAAGCCATAAAACAACAAAGTGCGAAGCTCCTGTGTCAACGTGTCATGGCTTATGGTGACTTTACATGTTTTGGTTTCTTAATTTGTTCATGTTCACTAATATAGAAGGACAAATACTGTATAGTTTCAATAGTTTCCAATTCAGGGAGAGTaactgtgcatttgttttcttctttttttcagtatGTTATTAAGAAGCTGAATTTAACCACCTCCTCCAAGCGGGAACGGCGTTCTGCAGAGCAGGAGGCGCAGCTTCTGTCCCAGCTGCGACATCCTAACATTGTGACATACAGGGAGTCTTGGGAAGGAGATGACTGCCAGCTGTACATTGTGATGGGTTTCTGTGAAGGCGGTGACCTTTATCATCTACTCAAACGGCAAAAGGGCGAACTCTTACCAGAGAGGCAGGTGGTGGAGTGGTTTGTCCAGATAGCCATGGCACTCCAGGTATTGATTGAAAGTAAAGGCCATGCAAGGTCAGACATAATTTAACGTCTTTATATGAGTACAGGACATCTGAAGTCACTGTTGTGATTTCTTTGCAGTACCTGCATGAGAGGAACATCCTTCACCGGGACCTTAAAACACAGAACATCTTCTTGACCAAGACCAACATCATCAAAGTTGGGGACCTTGGCATCGCACGAGTATTGGAGAACCAGAATGATATGGCCAGCACACTCATAGGGACCCCTTACTATATGAGTCCAGAGCTCTTCTCTAATAAACCCTATAACCACAAGGTAATATGGTTGTCTGCTCATCTTCTGTAGTTTATTCATGAATTGTCATAGGAACTGTTTTACAAATggatgttatttttttctaGTCAGATGTATGGGCCCTGGGTTGCTGTGTGTATGAAATGTCCACACTGAAACATGCCTTCAATGCCAAGGACATGAACTCGCTGGTTTATCGCATTGTAGAAGGAAAGGTGGGTTTCATCTTTTTACATATATTTTGATATTCTGTTCAGTTCAAGTTTGAATGGCAATCAtctttttgtatatatatatattattcatatatttttcatatataGTCCCAGGACATTGTTTTGAATTTGCAATAGTCTTGTCCTTGTCCCGTGTAACCACGGATAAAAAAGCTGTGGGTTTATCGATTGGTAACTTTAGCCATCTTGATTAGGAGTTTAATAGTTGATTCTCTTCtagttaatatatatatatagttattatagttatagttatgtTTCTGATTCTAGAAATATAATTTATGGCACAAATAGTTTCACAATGATTTATAACATTTTCTTTGGTTTTCTTATCAGCTGCCACAGATGCCCAGTAGGTATGATCCCCAGCTGGGAGAACTGATCAGGAGCATGCTGTGTAAGAGACCTGAAGACAGGCCTGATGTCAAACTTATCCTCAGGCAGCCTTACATTAAACGACAAATTGCCATGTTCCTTGAGGCCACTAAAGAGTAGGTGGCACTGACGGCAAAACACCTTGCTGTTTCTAATTTCTTTAAAGCTATTTGTTGTGTGcaaatttcatttatttctacCGTCAGATATTCGTTTATCCctccttttgttgttgttgctctgCAACAGTGAGCTGCCAGCATAAAGTGGAACGATAAATCGTTATGTAATACAtgttaaatgtttatgtttgcTTTGGTTCTTACCAGAAAAACAGCCAAGTCAAGAAAGAAAGCTGTGGCTGGCAGTGGTGATTGTAGGGCCAACAGTGGATTGTCTGTGGTGTCATATCTGACAAAACCTGAGAGAAGTCCCCAGCCTGAATCTCCAGCCAGGGTGAAACGGGTGAGTGACTGGAGAATAGCAAGGCTGGTTTAACACAGACAACTCTATAATAATACTATAATATTTTAGAATATTCCCACAGTTTTTAAGTCTCCTAGTATTGTATTATGCTATGACCATGCCAACTTAGTCGTGCTAGTTGTTGAAATGAAATGCTCTTTTATGGTTTGCCTGTTGAATATGGCTGTCATGGACGGTAATGCATTGGCCTAACCTGAACAATGTCGGTTATAATTAATGCTAACAGTAAGCTACTGTGCTTGGCAAATAGGCAGCCATAACGATAACTGgtattcatatttgtaatcttaaaggtgccctgccacacaaaaccgtttttacttgcattttttgaaatatgttaggtccatatgtgtttgtgttatgtcgtgaatcaggccaattacaaaagctggtcagtctgacgtggtgttgcctgagctcattactattcatgagctcactcagttgcgctgggtaaagaatgctgatagccaggctctcattggctagctgttagccaatcagagtcaagcagcttagctcgttgaatggAGAACTGgtacaaatcgagctgagtctttctgcaggctttctataccacactagaatggcttgaaacaaggtaaccaaggcatttttttccacacaaaaaaatgttacagagtccatggtagaacatTACCActaagtaatgaaatacgtgtggcagggcacctttaatgaatctgaatctgaattgtACAGTTTTTGTTGATTTATACAGAATCAATAGAACATGTGTACATCTATGTTCTTGCAGCATTATCTTTAGATTTATACAATACATGACATTGCATCCAGGTTTTCCAAATCAATCAATTCAGTCCTGAATAAGTTCCACTGTTGTATatttattgtatgtgtgtgtggatttaTCCTGGCCATCAAAGTAGTGAGATGTCAAAAACCGGATTGCACCATTACTATGGATAGTCAAAGCTGTTTATCCAAGCTTCTTCACTTCGGATGTCAGGCAGGGAATCGTCCGggtttattatgttttttgttttttctctttatcCTCAGAAAGAAGACAAATCACAACAACATAAAGTTCAAAACAGCGTCGCAGACTGCACTACAGTCCAAACACCTCGGCCACCCGAATCCTCCTCACCCGATGCTCTCAAATCCAGCATCGCATCCCTGGCAACCATCAGCAACATTAATATTGATCTCCAActgcaggaggatgaggagcgTGTGAAGAGACAGGTGCAGGGGCCTCAGGCAGTTGTTTCACACCTCCGTGCATGTAATGAACCTGTGactcacagtgtgtacaaagaCAGCAAGGGAAGAGGGAAACCAGATCCTTCTCCCCCTCCTTCCCCTGTTAAGCCCCCTCTGAAGTCTGTATCAGGTGTTGGCAGTCGCGGAGCAGACGAGAGGATGTCATCCAATGGATTGGTAGACATTCATCCACAGGCCACACCAAACCCTGGGGATACATTTTCTGTCTGTGGGGAGAAACGGATGTCAGATGTGGATGATAAGGATGATACCACGGAGTTACTTAAAGAGGCTGACATGCAGAACCCAAAGCTggaagtggagagagagggggcttTTTCTATCCTTGAGAGGAGATCTGCACCCAAATGCAATACAGAAAGTATGAAAGTAGTTGTGGAAGTGAATATGGACGATAAAAGTGACACTGTTACCCTTCTCAAGGGAGCTCCGACACAACACCATACCTCAGATATACAAGTAAGTGCTCTTAGTAATAGAGCTgtatttctgttgttttctcatGAAGTATTCTTGtctatattaaaatgtgtgttaatATATGTCTTTGTAGGAAAGCTTTGAATCTACTGAAAAGCTGTTAGAGCCCTTCCCCCCATCACTGGTGAGCATTACAGTTCTTGTGCTCATTCTGTGAACTTTTGCCAGAATAAAGCCCATAAGCCTAGCTGAGTGTGTAACACTGCTAACATCCAATGGCACAAAGTTCAGGAAGTTTTTCTTGTGTTGTCGGAAGATTTTTGCCACAGTGGGAAAAAGTGTAATTGTGTTGTGTTCAGGAGCCTGTTGGGGAGGAATCTCCCTTACCAGCCAGTAAACGGAGTCTGATCACTCTATGCCAAAGTCCCCTTCACTTCTCATCAGAACCATCTATATCACAGCAGGACACAGAGAGCGACATAAGACGGATACATGGGGATCATGACACGGTAAAGATAGATACAGGAGCTAATGTTAGGGATTTGAAACTTTGGAAAAAATCTGTTCAGTTACAGGATTCAGTT
It includes:
- the nek4 gene encoding serine/threonine-protein kinase Nek4 isoform X2; the encoded protein is MMNNYIFIRVVGKGSYGEVNLVKHKTDRKQYVIKKLNLTTSSKRERRSAEQEAQLLSQLRHPNIVTYRESWEGDDCQLYIVMGFCEGGDLYHLLKRQKGELLPERQVVEWFVQIAMALQYLHERNILHRDLKTQNIFLTKTNIIKVGDLGIARVLENQNDMASTLIGTPYYMSPELFSNKPYNHKSDVWALGCCVYEMSTLKHAFNAKDMNSLVYRIVEGKLPQMPSRYDPQLGELIRSMLCKRPEDRPDVKLILRQPYIKRQIAMFLEATKEKTAKSRKKAVAGSGDCRANSGLSVVSYLTKPERSPQPESPARVKRKEDKSQQHKVQNSVADCTTVQTPRPPESSSPDALKSSIASLATISNINIDLQLQEDEERVKRQVQGPQAVVSHLRACNEPVTHSVYKDSKGRGKPDPSPPPSPVKPPLKSVSGVGSRGADERMSSNGLVDIHPQATPNPGDTFSVCGEKRMSDVDDKDDTTELLKEADMQNPKLEVEREGAFSILERRSAPKCNTESMKVVVEVNMDDKSDTVTLLKGAPTQHHTSDIQESFESTEKLLEPFPPSLEPVGEESPLPASKRSLITLCQSPLHFSSEPSISQQDTESDIRRIHGDHDTSKVAAPRPLPPPPVEGIAVEGRKRSRRCTEAKKASVAATSTSVSSSKDGFLALPQDRPLSARERRRLRQSQESASKPGVSVVRRASYDVSSTKDEHYNAPYTRSVSDSITETDCKQDKLQERRSDEDECSSSTSSTERSEGDCRERKTESSDMQDLVHMMTQTLTMDNGDGMSEVDKGRFGSTALPEFKLNRKYRDTLVLHGKGREEAENLSLGEIPIGSTSGPAKIRRAIEHLRTDVVKGLGVKLLDRVLEIMEVEDDTKRELCLRDQMGDEKYQAYAVMVRQLKFFEDIAIKV
- the nek4 gene encoding serine/threonine-protein kinase Nek4 isoform X4 — its product is MMNNYIFIRVVGKGSYGEVNLVKHKTDRKQYVIKKLNLTTSSKRERRSAEQEAQLLSQLRHPNIVTYRESWEGDDCQLYIVMGFCEGGDLYHLLKRQKGELLPERQVVEWFVQIAMALQYLHERNILHRDLKTQNIFLTKTNIIKVGDLGIARVLENQNDMASTLIGTPYYMSPELFSNKPYNHKSDVWALGCCVYEMSTLKHAFNAKDMNSLVYRIVEGKLPQMPSRYDPQLGELIRSMLCKRPEDRPDVKLILRQPYIKRQIAMFLEATKEKTAKSRKKAVAGSGDCRANSGLSVVSYLTKPERSPQPESPARVKRKEDKSQQHKVQNSVADCTTVQTPRPPESSSPDALKSSIASLATISNINIDLQLQEDEERVKRQVQGPQAVVSHLRACNEPVTHSVYKDSKGRGKPDPSPPPSPVKPPLKSVSGVGSRGADERMSSNGLVDIHPQATPNPGDTFSVCGEKRMSDVDDKDDTTELLKEADMQNPKLEVEREGAFSILERRSAPKCNTESMKVVVEVNMDDKSDTVTLLKGAPTQHHTSDIQESFESTEKLLEPFPPSLEPVGEESPLPASKRSLITLCQSPLHFSSEPSISQQDTESDIRRIHGDHDTSKVAAPRPLPPPPVEGIAVEGRKRSRRCTEAKKASVAATSTSVSSSKDGFLALPQDRPLSARERRRLRQSQESASKPGVSVVRRASYDVSSTKDEHYNAPYTRSVSDSITETDCKQDKLQERRSDEDECSSSTSSTERSEGDCRERKTESSDMQDLVHMMTQTLTMDNGDGMSEVDKGRFGSTALPEFKLNRKYRDTLVLHGKGREEAENLSLGSTSGPAKIRRAIEHLRTDVVKGLGVKLLDRVLEIMEVEDDTKRELCLRDQMGDEKYQAYAVMVRQLKFFEDIAIKV
- the nek4 gene encoding serine/threonine-protein kinase Nek4 isoform X6, which translates into the protein MMNNYIFIRVVGKGSYGEVNLVKHKTDRKQYVIKKLNLTTSSKRERRSAEQEAQLLSQLRHPNIVTYRESWEGDDCQLYIVMGFCEGGDLYHLLKRQKGELLPERQVVEWFVQIAMALQYLHERNILHRDLKTQNIFLTKTNIIKVGDLGIARVLENQNDMASTLIGTPYYMSPELFSNKPYNHKSDVWALGCCVYEMSTLKHAFNAKDMNSLVYRIVEGKLPQMPSRYDPQLGELIRSMLCKRPEDRPDVKLILRQPYIKRQIAMFLEATKEKTAKSRKKAVAGSGDCRANSGLSVVSYLTKPERSPQPESPARVKRKEDKSQQHKVQNSVADCTTVQTPRPPESSSPDALKSSIASLATISNINIDLQLQEDEERVKRQVQGPQAVVSHLRACNEPVTHSVYKDSKGRGKPDPSPPPSPVKPPLKSVSGVGSRGADERMSSNGLVDIHPQATPNPGDTFSVCGEKRMSDVDDKDDTTELLKEADMQNPKLEVEREGAFSILERRSAPKCNTESMKVVVEVNMDDKSDTVTLLKGAPTQHHTSDIQESFESTEKLLEPFPPSLSKVAAPRPLPPPPVEGIAVEGRKRSRRCTEAKKASVAATSTSVSSSKDGFLALPQDRPLSARERRRLRQSQESASKPGVSVVRRASYDVSSTKDEHYNAPYTRSVSDSITETDCKQDKLQERRSDEDECSSSTSSTERSEGDCRERKTESSDMQDLVHMMTQTLTMDNGDGMSEVDKGRFGSTALPEFKLNRKYRDTLVLHGKGREEAENLSLGEIPIGSTSGPAKIRRAIEHLRTDVVKGLGVKLLDRVLEIMEVEDDTKRELCLRDQMGDEKYQAYAVMVRQLKFFEDIAIKV
- the nek4 gene encoding serine/threonine-protein kinase Nek4 isoform X5; its protein translation is MMNNYIFIRVVGKGSYGEVNLVKHKTDRKQYVIKKLNLTTSSKRERRSAEQEAQLLSQLRHPNIVTYRESWEGDDCQLYIVMGFCEGGDLYHLLKRQKGELLPERQVVEWFVQIAMALQYLHERNILHRDLKTQNIFLTKTNIIKVGDLGIARVLENQNDMASTLIGTPYYMSPELFSNKPYNHKSDVWALGCCVYEMSTLKHAFNAKDMNSLVYRIVEGKLPQMPSRYDPQLGELIRSMLCKRPEDRPDVKLILRQPYIKRQIAMFLEATKEKTAKSRKKAVAGSGDCRANSGLSVVSYLTKPERSPQPESPARVKRKEDKSQQHKVQNSVADCTTVQTPRPPESSSPDALKSSIASLATISNINIDLQLQEDEERVKRQVQGPQAVVSHLRACNEPVTHSVYKDSKGRGKPDPSPPPSPVKPPLKSVSGVGSRGADERMSSNGLVDIHPQATPNPGDTFSVCGEKRMSDVDDKDDTTELLKEADMQNPKLEVEREGAFSILERRSAPKCNTESMKVVVEVNMDDKSDTVTLLKGAPTQHHTSDIQESFESTEKLLEPFPPSLEPVGEESPLPASKRSLITLCQSPLHFSSEPSISQQDTESDIRRIHGDHDTSKVAAPRPLPPPPVEGIAVEGRKRSRRCTEAKKASVAATSTSVSSSKDGFLALPQDRPLSARERRRLRQSQESASKPGVSVVRRASYDVSSTKDEHYNAPYTRSVSDSITETDCKQDKLQERRSDEDECSSSTSSTERSEGDCRERKTESSDMQDLVHMMTQTLTMDNGDGMSEVDKGRFGSTALPEFKLNRKYRDTLVLHGKGREEAENLSLGEIPIGSTSGPAKIRRAIEHLRTDVVKGLGVKLLDRVLEIMEVEDDTKREV
- the nek4 gene encoding serine/threonine-protein kinase Nek4 isoform X3, with product MMNNYIFIRVVGKGSYGEVNLVKHKTDRKQYVIKKLNLTTSSKRERRSAEQEAQLLSQLRHPNIVTYRESWEGDDCQLYIVMGFCEGGDLYHLLKRQKGELLPERQVVEWFVQIAMALQYLHERNILHRDLKTQNIFLTKTNIIKVGDLGIARVLENQNDMASTLIGTPYYMSPELFSNKPYNHKSDVWALGCCVYEMSTLKHAFNAKDMNSLVYRIVEGKLPQMPSRYDPQLGELIRSMLCKRPEDRPDVKLILRQPYIKRQIAMFLEATKEKTAKSRKKAVAGSGDCRANSGLSVVSYLTKPERSPQPESPARVKRKEDKSQQHKVQNSVADCTTVQTPRPPESSSPDALKSSIASLATISNINIDLQLQEDEERVKRQVQGPQAVVSHLRACNEPVTHSVYKDSKGRGKPDPSPPPSPVKPPLKSVSGVGSRGADERMSSNGLVDIHPQATPNPGDTFSVCGEKRMSDVDDKDDTTELLKEADMQNPKLEVEREGAFSILERRSAPKCNTESMKVVVEVNMDDKSDTVTLLKGAPTQHHTSDIQESFESTEKLLEPFPPSLEPVGEESPLPASKRSLITLCQSPLHFSSEPSISQQDTESDIRRIHGDHDTSKVAAPRPLPPPPVEGIAVEGRKRSRRCTEAKKASVAATSTSVSSSKDGFLALPQDRPLSARERRRLRQSQESASKPGVSVVRRASYDVSSTKDEHYNAPYTRSVSDSITETDCKDKLQERRSDEDECSSSTSSTERSEGDCRERKTESSDMQDLVHMMTQTLTMDNGDGMSEVDKGRFGSTALPEFKLNRKYRDTLVLHGKGREEAENLSLGEIPIGSTSGPAKIRRAIEHLRTDVVKGLGVKLLDRVLEIMEVEDDTKRELCLRDQMGDEKYQAYAVMVRQLKFFEDIAIKV
- the nek4 gene encoding serine/threonine-protein kinase Nek4 isoform X1; this translates as MGFCEGGDLYHLLKRQKGELLPERQVVEWFVQIAMALQYLHERNILHRDLKTQNIFLTKTNIIKVGDLGIARVLENQNDMASTLIGTPYYMSPELFSNKPYNHKSDVWALGCCVYEMSTLKHAFNAKDMNSLVYRIVEGKLPQMPSRYDPQLGELIRSMLCKRPEDRPDVKLILRQPYIKRQIAMFLEATKEKTAKSRKKAVAGSGDCRANSGLSVVSYLTKPERSPQPESPARVKRKEDKSQQHKVQNSVADCTTVQTPRPPESSSPDALKSSIASLATISNINIDLQLQEDEERVKRQVQGPQAVVSHLRACNEPVTHSVYKDSKGRGKPDPSPPPSPVKPPLKSVSGVGSRGADERMSSNGLVDIHPQATPNPGDTFSVCGEKRMSDVDDKDDTTELLKEADMQNPKLEVEREGAFSILERRSAPKCNTESMKVVVEVNMDDKSDTVTLLKGAPTQHHTSDIQESFESTEKLLEPFPPSLEPVGEESPLPASKRSLITLCQSPLHFSSEPSISQQDTESDIRRIHGDHDTSKVAAPRPLPPPPVEGIAVEGRKRSRRCTEAKKASVAATSTSVSSSKDGFLALPQDRPLSARERRRLRQSQESASKPGVSVVRRASYDVSSTKDEHYNAPYTRSVSDSITETDCKQDKLQERRSDEDECSSSTSSTERSEGDCRERKTESSDMQDLVHMMTQTLTMDNGDGMSEVDKGRFGSTALPEFKLNRKYRDTLVLHGKGREEAENLSLGEIPIGSTSGPAKIRRAIEHLRTDVVKGLGVKLLDRVLEIMEVEDDTKRELCLRDQMGDEKYQAYAVMVRQLKFFEDIAIKV
- the nek4 gene encoding serine/threonine-protein kinase Nek4 isoform X7, producing MASTLIGTPYYMSPELFSNKPYNHKSDVWALGCCVYEMSTLKHAFNAKDMNSLVYRIVEGKLPQMPSRYDPQLGELIRSMLCKRPEDRPDVKLILRQPYIKRQIAMFLEATKEKTAKSRKKAVAGSGDCRANSGLSVVSYLTKPERSPQPESPARVKRKEDKSQQHKVQNSVADCTTVQTPRPPESSSPDALKSSIASLATISNINIDLQLQEDEERVKRQVQGPQAVVSHLRACNEPVTHSVYKDSKGRGKPDPSPPPSPVKPPLKSVSGVGSRGADERMSSNGLVDIHPQATPNPGDTFSVCGEKRMSDVDDKDDTTELLKEADMQNPKLEVEREGAFSILERRSAPKCNTESMKVVVEVNMDDKSDTVTLLKGAPTQHHTSDIQESFESTEKLLEPFPPSLEPVGEESPLPASKRSLITLCQSPLHFSSEPSISQQDTESDIRRIHGDHDTSKVAAPRPLPPPPVEGIAVEGRKRSRRCTEAKKASVAATSTSVSSSKDGFLALPQDRPLSARERRRLRQSQESASKPGVSVVRRASYDVSSTKDEHYNAPYTRSVSDSITETDCKQDKLQERRSDEDECSSSTSSTERSEGDCRERKTESSDMQDLVHMMTQTLTMDNGDGMSEVDKGRFGSTALPEFKLNRKYRDTLVLHGKGREEAENLSLGEIPIGSTSGPAKIRRAIEHLRTDVVKGLGVKLLDRVLEIMEVEDDTKRELCLRDQMGDEKYQAYAVMVRQLKFFEDIAIKV